A DNA window from Bacillales bacterium contains the following coding sequences:
- a CDS encoding AarF/UbiB family protein produces MKTNAFYRIYKIVSMAVLFLFQVIWFEKRHRIWNEKSETDWENLMKRQAVTYKNTAIELEGLLIKLGQFMSARADLLPRPFIDELEGLVDKVPSLPWKEAKETLERSWDCPYRELLSEIGEQPVASASIGEVYKGRLYDGSEVAVKIQRREVAKIMHIDFKAVRIVVWLIKRLTSFGRKMNIDGVFRELVEVTQAELDFRKELENAAYFREAFAENESVYIPRCYEQYSTKMVLVMEWVDGARVSDRDYLQRYRIDADRLVNTVIECFLKQILELGKFHADPHPGNMLVQADGTLILIDFGMVSTIRRSDVKSMVSLIQGLLFEDFGKVFKAMNELGFLLASADERELENGIRTLLDLYGNRAGKMMNKELLEEILTEITEFIHRQPIQMPSEFAFLGRAVSVLIGVLYRVTPEIDFVESARPVLLKWMDRHHSMRETAADYVKDWTKPLVELPASLQAFLLAPSRRIDWEKRKTRERYKHEMFMSGKRFAGTTFLLSLTALFAAKLVHAGTLSAGCGGVAAAAWVYYVVLSVRQSRWCRKVRDENN; encoded by the coding sequence GTGAAAACGAATGCGTTTTACCGAATCTACAAAATCGTTTCGATGGCCGTCCTTTTTTTGTTTCAGGTGATCTGGTTCGAAAAGCGTCATCGGATTTGGAACGAGAAAAGTGAGACAGACTGGGAAAATTTAATGAAGCGGCAAGCAGTCACGTATAAAAATACGGCGATTGAACTGGAAGGGTTGTTGATTAAACTCGGTCAATTCATGAGCGCCCGGGCCGACTTGCTTCCGCGGCCGTTCATCGACGAACTCGAAGGGCTCGTCGACAAGGTTCCGTCTTTGCCGTGGAAAGAGGCGAAAGAAACGCTTGAACGCTCATGGGATTGTCCTTACCGTGAACTCTTAAGTGAAATCGGTGAACAGCCGGTCGCTTCAGCTTCTATCGGGGAAGTGTACAAAGGGCGTTTGTACGACGGATCGGAAGTGGCGGTGAAAATTCAGCGGCGGGAAGTCGCAAAAATCATGCATATCGATTTTAAAGCGGTTCGGATCGTCGTTTGGCTCATCAAACGCTTGACTTCGTTCGGGAGAAAGATGAATATCGACGGTGTGTTTCGTGAACTCGTCGAGGTTACGCAAGCGGAACTCGATTTTCGTAAAGAATTGGAGAATGCGGCCTATTTCCGGGAGGCGTTTGCGGAAAATGAGTCCGTATACATCCCGAGGTGTTACGAACAATACAGTACGAAAATGGTGCTCGTCATGGAATGGGTAGACGGTGCGCGCGTTTCTGATCGTGATTATTTGCAAAGGTACCGTATCGATGCTGATCGGCTCGTAAACACGGTAATTGAATGTTTTTTGAAACAGATTCTCGAACTCGGAAAATTTCATGCCGACCCGCATCCCGGGAACATGCTCGTTCAAGCGGACGGCACGCTCATTTTAATCGATTTCGGGATGGTGAGCACCATCCGGCGCTCCGACGTAAAATCGATGGTTTCCCTTATTCAAGGACTGCTTTTCGAAGATTTCGGCAAAGTGTTCAAAGCGATGAATGAACTCGGATTTCTGCTCGCTTCTGCAGACGAAAGGGAGCTTGAGAACGGCATTCGCACTTTGCTGGATCTTTACGGGAACCGTGCCGGCAAAATGATGAACAAAGAGTTGCTCGAAGAAATTTTAACGGAAATCACGGAATTCATCCATCGGCAACCGATTCAAATGCCGAGTGAATTTGCCTTTCTCGGCAGGGCGGTATCCGTGTTAATCGGCGTATTGTATCGCGTCACTCCGGAAATCGATTTTGTCGAAAGCGCACGTCCCGTTTTGCTTAAATGGATGGATCGCCACCACTCCATGCGTGAGACGGCGGCCGATTACGTGAAAGACTGGACGAAACCGCTCGTGGAATTGCCGGCTTCCTTGCAAGCTTTTTTGTTGGCGCCTTCCCGCCGCATCGATTGGGAAAAACGAAAAACACGCGAACGTTACAAGCACGAAATGTTCATGAGCGGCAAACGGTTTGCGGGCACGACTTTTTTACTCAGCCTCACCGCATTGTTCGCGGCAAAGCTTGTTCATGCAGGAACGTTGTCCGCTGGATGCGGGGGGGTCGCTGCGGCTGCGTGGGTTTATTACGTCGTTCTGTCGGTGCGGCAGTCAAGATGGTGTCGCAAGGTTCGCGATGAAAACAACTAA
- the infC gene encoding translation initiation factor IF-3: MIVNEGIRAREVRLIGPNGDQVGIKSKREALEMARNANLDLVMVAPKAKPPVCRIMDYGKYRYEQQKKDKEARKKQKTITVKEIRLSPKIEEHDFNTKLRNARKFLEKGDKVKASIRFRGRMITHSEIGRDVLLRMAKECDDLSEIEHKPKMDGRSMFLILAPTSDSKDN; the protein is encoded by the coding sequence ATGATTGTGAATGAGGGCATTCGTGCCCGCGAGGTCCGTTTGATCGGACCGAACGGTGATCAAGTCGGAATCAAGTCGAAAAGAGAGGCTCTCGAGATGGCGCGCAACGCCAACTTGGATCTCGTCATGGTGGCTCCTAAGGCAAAACCGCCGGTTTGCCGGATCATGGATTACGGAAAATACCGCTATGAACAGCAAAAGAAAGATAAGGAAGCGCGGAAGAAACAAAAAACGATCACCGTTAAAGAAATTCGCCTAAGCCCGAAGATTGAGGAACACGACTTCAACACAAAGCTGCGCAATGCGCGGAAGTTTCTCGAGAAAGGCGACAAAGTGAAGGCGAGCATCCGTTTCCGCGGACGGATGATCACACACTCGGAAATCGGACGCGACGTATTGCTTCGCATGGCCAAAGAATGTGATGATCTTTCCGAGATCGAGCACAAGCCGAAAATGGACGGACGAAGCATGTTTTTGATTCTTGCGCCGACAAGCGACAGCAAAGACAACTAA
- the rpmI gene encoding 50S ribosomal protein L35, which produces MPKMKTHKGAAKRFKTTGSGKVKRNHRDSNHYLRNKSPKQKRNNRHGALVAKSDEKNIKELLNS; this is translated from the coding sequence ATGCCGAAAATGAAAACGCACAAAGGGGCCGCGAAACGTTTCAAAACGACCGGAAGCGGAAAAGTGAAGCGCAATCATCGCGATTCCAACCACTACTTGAGAAACAAATCGCCGAAACAAAAGCGGAACAATCGTCATGGTGCACTTGTGGCGAAAAGTGACGAGAAAAACATTAAAGAATTGCTGAACAGCTAA
- the rplT gene encoding 50S ribosomal protein L20, translating into MPRVKGGYVTRRRRKKVLKLARGYFGAKHKLFKVAQQQVFKSMQYAYRDRRQRKRDFRKLWIARINAAARNNGISYSRLMYGLKQADVQINRKMLADLAVHDEKAFAELANKAKEKLNA; encoded by the coding sequence ATGCCAAGAGTTAAAGGTGGATATGTAACGAGACGCCGTCGTAAAAAAGTGCTGAAGTTGGCAAGAGGCTATTTCGGCGCAAAGCATAAATTGTTCAAAGTAGCGCAACAGCAAGTATTTAAATCGATGCAGTACGCTTACCGCGATCGTCGCCAGCGCAAGCGCGACTTCCGTAAGTTGTGGATCGCGCGGATCAACGCAGCGGCGCGCAACAACGGCATTTCCTACAGCCGTTTGATGTACGGGTTAAAACAAGCCGACGTACAAATCAACCGAAAAATGCTCGCCGACCTTGCCGTTCACGACGAAAAAGCTTTCGCTGAGCTGGCAAACAAAGCAAAGGAAAAATTAAACGCGTAA
- a CDS encoding VTT domain-containing protein — translation MDKVSAVFVHLLQTSGMFAPFAFILLHLARQFVFVPVSLICMIGGVFFGAVYGTVYSVIGLTLASICFYFFFKRSPAFFKKLGKWKKKAFRNRRPLSFGQMAILRLIPFVHFHLISLCIIEAASGFKDYTKHSFYANVPLAFFYTACGQWIGRLSPETILVVFAVLFVLFYLLRKREWIVKWDDFFHYEKAS, via the coding sequence ATGGATAAGGTGTCCGCGGTGTTCGTCCATCTTTTGCAAACGAGCGGGATGTTTGCTCCATTCGCTTTTATCTTGCTTCATCTTGCCCGGCAATTTGTCTTCGTCCCGGTCAGTTTGATTTGCATGATCGGCGGCGTTTTTTTTGGCGCGGTGTACGGAACGGTTTATTCAGTCATTGGACTGACCTTGGCCAGCATTTGTTTTTATTTTTTTTTCAAAAGATCTCCGGCTTTTTTCAAGAAACTCGGCAAGTGGAAAAAGAAAGCGTTCAGAAACCGTCGTCCGTTGTCTTTCGGGCAAATGGCGATTTTGCGGTTGATTCCTTTCGTTCACTTTCATCTCATTTCGCTCTGCATCATCGAAGCGGCTTCCGGTTTTAAGGACTACACGAAGCATTCTTTCTACGCCAACGTCCCGCTCGCGTTTTTTTATACGGCTTGCGGCCAATGGATCGGCCGTTTGTCGCCGGAAACGATCCTTGTTGTGTTCGCGGTCCTTTTCGTTCTGTTTTACTTGTTGCGGAAGCGTGAATGGATCGTAAAGTGGGATGATTTTTTTCATTACGAAAAGGCTTCTTAG
- a CDS encoding sigma-w pathway protein ysdB has product MIVWMFRLLFLSALAILVYSAWKYAKDPKRKWEAARRKKQFSMLDDPKDARKNMFITYKGVDFEGEKYVGNSENAFVVSSIIMRIVDAGSLFGLQREDFYAIEKEIYAIYPHADIEWQSPVDDFLKHR; this is encoded by the coding sequence TTGATCGTATGGATGTTTCGTTTGCTGTTCTTGTCCGCCTTGGCCATCCTCGTATACAGCGCCTGGAAATACGCGAAAGATCCGAAACGCAAATGGGAAGCGGCCCGGCGGAAGAAACAATTCTCCATGCTGGACGACCCGAAAGATGCAAGGAAAAACATGTTTATCACTTATAAGGGCGTAGATTTTGAAGGAGAGAAGTATGTCGGGAACTCAGAGAACGCGTTCGTCGTCTCATCAATCATCATGCGAATCGTCGACGCGGGAAGCCTGTTCGGGTTGCAGCGAGAAGACTTTTATGCGATCGAAAAAGAAATTTACGCCATCTACCCGCATGCCGACATCGAATGGCAAAGCCCGGTCGACGATTTTTTAAAACATCGCTGA
- a CDS encoding dUTP diphosphatase, producing MNGLDVKRLLQMQAKLDDHIEREHGLKEVDTTEEKLLALQVELGELANETRCFKFWSLKPASDRNVILEEYVDGLHFILSLGLSFAYDWKPESVEGEETLVSAFLRTFERIAAFRNAPTEHHYNVLFSTYLMLGEQLGFSGVDIQSAYEDKNATNHERQEQGY from the coding sequence ATGAACGGATTGGACGTAAAACGGTTGTTGCAGATGCAAGCCAAACTGGACGACCATATTGAGCGGGAACACGGGCTCAAAGAAGTGGACACGACGGAAGAAAAACTGCTTGCTCTGCAAGTGGAACTTGGGGAACTGGCGAACGAAACGCGCTGCTTCAAATTTTGGAGCTTGAAACCAGCTTCGGATCGCAATGTCATTTTGGAAGAGTACGTGGACGGCCTTCATTTTATTTTATCGCTCGGTCTTTCTTTCGCTTACGATTGGAAGCCTGAATCGGTTGAGGGCGAGGAAACGCTCGTTTCGGCATTTTTGCGAACGTTCGAACGCATTGCCGCATTCCGGAACGCGCCGACGGAACACCATTACAACGTATTGTTTTCAACTTACTTAATGCTCGGCGAGCAGCTCGGTTTTTCCGGAGTCGATATTCAATCGGCTTACGAAGATAAAAACGCGACCAATCACGAAAGACAAGAACAAGGATACTAA